From Verrucomicrobia bacterium S94, the proteins below share one genomic window:
- a CDS encoding phosphopyruvate hydratase: MSEIIDVLAREILDSRGNPTLEVDIVLDSGATGRAAVPSGASTGVNEALELRDGEKERYLGKGCEKAVANVNEIIAPAIIGMDAIDQVGIDNLMLELDGTETKSKLGANAMLGVSLACAHAAADELGIPLFRYIGGTNSKALPVPMMNIINGGSHSDAPIAFQEFMIRPVGAPTFKEGLRCGAEVFHALKAIIKKKGLSTAVGDEGGFAPNFSGGTEEALDSIMKAIKDAGYKPGKDVTIALDCASSEFYENGVYDYTKFEGKDGAKRSSEEQAEYLEELISNYPIDSIEDGMDEQDWAGWKVLTEKIGDKCQLVGDDLFVTNVKFLKRGIDEGCGNSILIKVNQIGTLTETLDAIEMAHKAGFTAVVSHRSGETSDTTIADIAVATNAGQIKTGSLSRSDRISKYNQLLRIEEMLGSDSRYGDELKPVVEKKASKKKASKKKASKKKASKKKAGKKKASKKKASQKK; the protein is encoded by the coding sequence ATGTCAGAAATTATCGATGTACTCGCTCGCGAGATTCTCGACTCCCGCGGTAACCCGACTCTCGAAGTGGATATCGTGCTCGATTCCGGTGCAACCGGTCGTGCTGCGGTTCCGTCCGGTGCTTCCACCGGTGTTAATGAAGCCCTCGAACTGCGTGACGGCGAAAAAGAGCGTTACCTCGGAAAAGGCTGTGAAAAAGCTGTGGCCAACGTTAACGAAATTATTGCTCCGGCGATCATCGGTATGGATGCCATCGACCAGGTCGGTATTGACAACCTGATGCTTGAACTCGACGGTACCGAAACCAAATCCAAGCTCGGCGCCAATGCCATGCTCGGCGTTTCTCTGGCCTGTGCACATGCTGCAGCGGACGAACTCGGCATTCCGCTGTTCCGCTACATCGGCGGCACAAACTCCAAAGCCCTCCCGGTTCCGATGATGAACATCATCAACGGCGGTTCCCACTCCGACGCTCCGATCGCTTTCCAGGAATTCATGATCCGTCCGGTTGGCGCTCCGACCTTTAAAGAAGGTCTGCGTTGCGGTGCTGAAGTATTTCACGCGCTGAAAGCCATCATTAAGAAAAAAGGTCTTTCCACAGCTGTGGGTGACGAAGGTGGATTTGCTCCGAACTTCTCCGGCGGCACTGAAGAAGCCCTCGACTCCATCATGAAAGCCATCAAAGACGCCGGCTACAAACCGGGTAAAGATGTGACGATCGCTCTCGACTGTGCTTCCTCCGAGTTCTACGAAAACGGTGTTTATGACTACACCAAATTCGAAGGTAAAGACGGGGCCAAACGTTCTTCCGAAGAACAGGCTGAATACCTTGAGGAACTCATTTCCAACTATCCGATCGACTCCATCGAAGACGGTATGGATGAACAGGACTGGGCCGGCTGGAAAGTCCTGACCGAAAAAATCGGCGACAAATGCCAGCTTGTCGGCGACGACCTGTTCGTAACCAACGTGAAGTTCCTGAAACGCGGCATCGACGAAGGATGCGGCAACTCCATCCTGATCAAAGTGAACCAGATCGGCACGCTGACGGAAACGCTCGACGCTATCGAAATGGCACACAAAGCAGGATTCACTGCCGTTGTTTCCCATCGTTCCGGCGAAACCTCCGACACTACCATCGCGGACATCGCTGTGGCCACCAACGCCGGCCAGATCAAAACCGGTTCGCTCAGTCGTTCCGACCGTATCTCCAAATACAACCAGCTGCTCCGCATCGAGGAAATGCTCGGTTCCGACAGCCGTTACGGTGACGAACTGAAACCGGTCGTTGAAAAGAAAGCTTCTAAAAAGAAAGCCTCCAAGAAAAAGGCCTCCAAAAAGAAAGCTTCCAAGAAAAAAGCCGGCAAGAAAAAAGCTTCCAAGAAGAAAGCATCGCAGAAGAAATAA
- a CDS encoding phospholipase D family protein, producing the protein MLRKRNRSRWLSPAILLVLGLLAGCSTIPERDLENAFTYQRLKRHDVHEIEPVESEFLDLASKAWKNREHGNPAEYISILELGDDALLARIHLIRAAKQSIDLQTFIWKDDAASRFVFDELVRAAERGVLVRMLIDAMVTPADSEQLARMARAHHNLEIALYKPMAETSYVGRIGFWKNLAFKTRRMNRRMHNKLLLIDGRVGISGGRNYQGRYYDRDTDFLFRDRDVIVAGPAVRDMQDSFELFWQDKDAVFLTQFPDVQEEFKQLQEESVRLSDPADAWAFEEIDRLADSYSICSHRNSLNIYEADRVRFVYDTPRKFRGKKERMSFDDYFEEVLLQSEDRMVYQTPYLIYSREQRRAFKEIRKKNPKFRIIASSNSLASADHLPVYGVSFKHRKELYKKAGIDIYEAKPFPASQREYVYDYDRILDRAVQKAGITDRSEIPDIERAGPILCIHSKSFVLDGKITLIGSHNFDPRSASLNTECGVFIFDEDVSAVIERQILKACEPSNAWTVSKGKHIPVISYFSGFIGTISTALPVFDVWPYRYTTNYELKNGCEVLSPRDPAFQENYTDVGYFPEVDSSVKVIQTRLAKGFLGWGRPFM; encoded by the coding sequence ATGTTGAGGAAACGAAACAGAAGCAGGTGGTTGAGCCCGGCGATATTGCTGGTACTGGGGCTGCTGGCCGGCTGTTCAACGATTCCCGAACGTGATCTGGAAAATGCGTTTACGTATCAGCGTCTGAAGCGGCACGACGTACACGAGATCGAACCGGTCGAATCCGAATTTCTCGATCTCGCTTCCAAAGCCTGGAAAAACAGGGAACATGGAAATCCGGCGGAGTACATCAGTATTCTGGAACTGGGCGACGACGCGCTGCTGGCCCGGATTCACCTGATTCGTGCCGCGAAGCAGTCGATCGATCTGCAGACGTTTATCTGGAAAGACGATGCCGCCAGCCGCTTTGTTTTCGATGAGCTGGTGCGGGCGGCCGAACGCGGGGTTCTGGTGCGGATGCTGATCGATGCCATGGTTACCCCTGCGGATTCGGAGCAGCTGGCCCGGATGGCACGGGCACACCATAATCTGGAAATTGCCCTGTATAAACCTATGGCGGAAACATCGTATGTCGGCCGAATCGGGTTCTGGAAAAATCTGGCTTTCAAGACGCGGCGCATGAACCGGCGCATGCACAATAAGCTGCTGCTGATTGACGGACGGGTCGGGATCTCGGGCGGCCGGAATTATCAGGGCAGATACTATGATCGGGATACGGATTTTCTGTTCCGTGATCGCGATGTGATCGTGGCCGGGCCCGCGGTGAGGGATATGCAGGATTCTTTTGAGCTGTTCTGGCAGGATAAAGACGCCGTTTTCCTGACCCAGTTCCCGGACGTGCAGGAGGAATTTAAACAGTTGCAGGAGGAGTCCGTGCGGCTGTCTGATCCGGCCGATGCCTGGGCATTTGAAGAGATTGACCGCCTGGCTGACAGTTATTCCATCTGCAGCCATCGGAACTCGCTGAACATCTATGAAGCCGATCGCGTCCGTTTTGTATATGACACTCCCCGAAAGTTCCGCGGGAAAAAAGAGCGTATGAGTTTTGATGATTATTTTGAGGAGGTTCTTCTTCAGAGTGAAGATCGGATGGTGTATCAGACGCCCTATCTCATCTACAGCCGCGAACAGCGCCGTGCATTCAAAGAGATCCGTAAAAAAAATCCGAAATTCCGCATCATTGCCTCCAGCAACAGTCTGGCTTCAGCTGATCATCTTCCGGTTTACGGGGTTTCCTTCAAACACCGGAAGGAACTCTATAAGAAAGCGGGAATTGATATTTACGAGGCCAAGCCTTTTCCCGCTTCGCAACGTGAATATGTCTATGACTACGACCGGATTCTTGATCGGGCGGTTCAGAAAGCCGGAATCACCGACCGCAGCGAAATTCCCGATATCGAGCGTGCAGGACCGATACTCTGCATCCACTCCAAATCTTTTGTGCTTGATGGAAAAATCACACTGATCGGATCGCACAATTTTGATCCGCGATCGGCCAGCCTGAACACCGAGTGCGGGGTGTTCATTTTTGATGAAGACGTTTCAGCCGTTATTGAACGGCAAATTCTAAAAGCATGCGAGCCGTCTAATGCCTGGACTGTGAGTAAAGGAAAGCACATTCCGGTCATCTCGTACTTTAGTGGTTTTATTGGAACCATCTCAACCGCACTCCCGGTCTTTGATGTGTGGCCCTACCGCTACACCACAAACTATGAACTGAAAAACGGGTGCGAAGTACTGAGTCCGCGTGATCCGGCATTTCAGGAAAATTATACCGATGTCGGTTATTTTCCGGAGGTCGACAGTTCGGTTAAAGTGATTCAGACCCGACTTGCCAAAGGGTTCCTGGGCTGGGGCCGGCCTTTCATGTAA
- a CDS encoding ATP-binding protein, whose amino-acid sequence MSNMRFTRDLLLVLVILSVAIITPVAYFASQASRDISEQFIENAADQAVARFQSMTLSVEATLGLMRDWGASGELHLEKDDELARLLFPVFSREPLLSGISVANIDGNSFYLQRDGDRFRSRLVRLDQAGENTEEKLWSSDYELQETTVSASTFDPRNRPWFTPALASDDVCWTQPYTFFGMQKAGISASTSFVRRKDNRQIVVAFDILLGQPFQEFFKLAPSEHSRVIIFRHDNMLFIPGSRESESGFTSMTDVEDALVRKVHANWTGEKALADKVVSVFHEGRVWWCGFRPLDIENRSTWIGVMVPENDIIQHAGRRMYRVIGMGVLSLLVASGLAVWLVYRNRHPFSGAILFDPEDPEACIRRLIGQGENRAVEFKSTMRMNLHTEKPGKEIELAWIKGVAGFLNTDGGVLLLGVTDDGEITGLERDVFESEDKCRLHFKNLISKHIGADLSKYIRFLLVPIEGKTVGVVNCVRAEEPVFVKDGNKEHFYIRNGPSSDELPVSQALNYIKRRKR is encoded by the coding sequence ATGTCGAACATGCGATTCACCCGGGACCTGCTGCTGGTACTCGTCATTTTATCCGTCGCCATTATTACGCCTGTGGCCTACTTTGCATCGCAGGCCAGCCGCGATATTTCCGAGCAGTTCATTGAAAATGCAGCGGATCAGGCGGTCGCAAGATTTCAGTCGATGACACTTTCGGTGGAAGCCACGCTGGGGCTCATGCGCGACTGGGGGGCATCCGGCGAACTGCATCTGGAAAAGGATGATGAACTGGCGAGACTTCTTTTTCCCGTATTCAGCCGGGAGCCGCTGCTCAGTGGAATTTCCGTGGCGAATATCGATGGCAACAGTTTTTATCTGCAGCGCGATGGCGACCGTTTCCGATCAAGACTCGTCAGGCTGGATCAGGCCGGAGAAAATACAGAGGAAAAGCTGTGGAGCTCGGACTACGAACTGCAGGAGACAACAGTCTCTGCGTCGACCTTCGATCCGCGCAACCGCCCCTGGTTTACACCTGCGCTCGCCTCCGATGATGTCTGCTGGACGCAGCCCTACACCTTCTTCGGAATGCAGAAAGCGGGGATTTCCGCGTCCACATCGTTTGTGCGCAGGAAAGACAACCGGCAGATCGTGGTGGCATTTGATATTCTGCTCGGACAGCCTTTTCAGGAATTTTTTAAACTGGCTCCAAGCGAACATTCTCGCGTGATTATCTTCCGGCACGACAACATGCTTTTTATACCGGGATCCAGGGAATCAGAATCCGGTTTTACCTCCATGACTGATGTGGAGGACGCGCTGGTTCGGAAAGTGCATGCAAACTGGACCGGCGAAAAGGCGCTGGCAGATAAAGTCGTTTCTGTATTTCATGAGGGCCGGGTCTGGTGGTGCGGTTTCCGGCCGCTGGACATCGAAAACCGGAGCACCTGGATTGGTGTAATGGTTCCTGAAAATGACATCATTCAGCATGCCGGCCGCCGGATGTACCGCGTAATTGGAATGGGTGTGCTATCCCTGCTGGTTGCCTCCGGTCTTGCCGTTTGGCTGGTCTATCGCAACCGCCATCCCTTTTCAGGAGCGATTCTTTTTGATCCTGAAGATCCCGAAGCCTGTATCCGCCGGCTCATCGGGCAGGGGGAAAACCGCGCCGTCGAATTCAAATCCACCATGCGCATGAATCTGCACACTGAAAAACCGGGAAAGGAAATTGAGCTCGCCTGGATCAAAGGTGTAGCCGGTTTTCTCAATACCGACGGCGGCGTTCTGCTGCTCGGGGTGACTGATGATGGTGAAATCACCGGTCTCGAACGCGATGTTTTTGAAAGCGAAGACAAATGCCGCCTCCACTTCAAAAATCTCATCAGTAAACATATCGGTGCCGACCTTTCCAAATACATTCGCTTTCTCCTTGTTCCAATCGAGGGAAAAACCGTTGGCGTCGTCAACTGCGTCCGGGCAGAAGAACCCGTGTTTGTAAAAGACGGAAACAAAGAACACTTCTATATCCGCAACGGTCCTTCCTCCGACGAACTGCCCGTCAGCCAGGCCCTCAATTATATTAAACGCCGAAAACGATAG
- a CDS encoding TatD family deoxyribonuclease, whose translation MKLFDAHNHIQDNRLFSDLGAVMQRAADVGVVKMAVKGCCEADWPRVIEICTRYSGTHSSFGLHPWFIQERSEQWLKTLENLLIQYPDAAVGEVGIDHAVEDRDDVAQEKVFFQQLDLARKLERPVSIHCRRAWGRLIELLDDFGELPRGMLIHCFGGSAEVAVELVKRGGYISFSGSITRPNARKAGPAIRAVPDDRILIETDSPDILPSTAKGPLNEPANVRLVLEKAAEFRGIPEEKLAELTFRNAGRFFGI comes from the coding sequence ATGAAACTATTTGATGCGCATAACCACATACAGGACAATCGGCTTTTTTCCGACCTGGGGGCAGTCATGCAGCGGGCGGCTGATGTCGGTGTGGTTAAGATGGCGGTAAAGGGCTGTTGCGAAGCTGATTGGCCGCGTGTGATTGAAATCTGTACACGCTATAGCGGCACTCATTCTTCATTCGGACTGCATCCGTGGTTCATTCAAGAGCGTTCGGAGCAATGGCTAAAGACGCTGGAAAACCTGCTGATTCAATATCCGGATGCCGCCGTCGGTGAAGTCGGGATCGATCATGCCGTTGAAGACCGCGACGACGTAGCGCAGGAAAAGGTGTTTTTTCAGCAGTTGGACCTGGCGCGGAAACTGGAGCGCCCGGTTTCGATTCACTGCCGTCGTGCATGGGGGCGACTGATCGAACTGCTGGATGATTTCGGAGAACTGCCACGCGGAATGCTGATTCACTGTTTCGGGGGATCGGCCGAGGTGGCTGTAGAACTGGTGAAACGCGGGGGCTATATTTCGTTTTCCGGTTCCATCACCCGCCCGAATGCCCGCAAGGCCGGACCGGCCATACGTGCGGTACCCGATGATCGCATTCTTATTGAAACCGATTCCCCGGATATTCTGCCGTCCACGGCAAAGGGGCCTTTGAATGAACCGGCGAATGTGAGACTGGTATTGGAAAAGGCCGCCGAATTTCGCGGTATTCCGGAGGAGAAGCTGGCCGAACTAACGTTCCGGAATGCCGGGCGTTTCTTCGGGATCTGA
- a CDS encoding DNA translocase FtsK, with amino-acid sequence MLREEQLAAWRTEYADRMTARAALQEQFSIERESAIERIRQHADTVQQKLSKIKEEPLPVTAVAKPEPIKLAEPEHEVHEQVAAVKDDYNRPAADLFDQPENTDLIFIDPEELEHQKQAVQDTLDNFAVDATVWDAVVGPRVTQLRLKPGLGVRVEAISSLSSNLALALAAESIRIQAPIPGKPYVGLEIPNGNSAPLNLGLLLRSRDWQETSAAIPLMLGMELGGSLCIADLNAAPHMLIAGATGSGKSVCMNTILMCLLSKFSPDELELILIDPKRVEFGAYEKLPHLVRPVITEAKLVVPALQWTVREMEERYKTMAKIGARNIAGYNAKMDELGMKRMPYLVVIIDELADIMLTTGADVETALARIAQLSRAVGIHTIIATQRPSVNVITGMIKANFPTRVAFKVSSQIDSRTILDGRGAEALRGKGDMLFSPPGIGTLKRVQGPWVDDAEIARVVEHCAEQREQHFKTSITDLAPCDSDEAYALQDAEASDELLDQAIEIILRDQRASTSYIQRCLRIGYNRAANLIEEMERRGIVGPQIGSTPREILIDSY; translated from the coding sequence ATGCTGCGCGAGGAGCAGCTTGCCGCCTGGCGGACCGAATATGCGGACCGCATGACCGCACGGGCCGCGCTTCAGGAACAGTTTTCCATTGAGCGGGAATCCGCTATTGAGCGCATCCGGCAGCATGCCGACACCGTGCAGCAGAAACTGAGCAAAATCAAAGAGGAGCCGCTGCCGGTAACCGCCGTTGCCAAACCTGAACCGATCAAACTTGCTGAACCGGAACACGAAGTTCATGAACAGGTTGCCGCAGTCAAAGATGACTACAACCGTCCCGCCGCTGATCTTTTTGATCAACCGGAAAACACCGATCTCATCTTTATCGATCCTGAAGAACTGGAGCACCAGAAACAGGCGGTTCAGGATACCCTCGACAACTTTGCGGTCGATGCCACCGTCTGGGATGCCGTCGTCGGACCGCGCGTCACACAGCTGCGCCTGAAACCCGGTCTCGGCGTCCGAGTGGAAGCCATCAGTTCCCTGAGCAGCAATCTGGCGCTGGCGCTGGCGGCCGAGAGTATCCGGATTCAGGCGCCGATTCCCGGGAAACCGTATGTCGGCCTCGAAATCCCGAACGGCAATTCCGCACCGCTCAATCTCGGCCTACTGCTGCGTTCCCGGGACTGGCAGGAAACCTCCGCCGCCATTCCGCTGATGCTGGGTATGGAACTGGGTGGAAGCCTCTGTATTGCCGATCTGAATGCAGCACCGCATATGCTGATTGCCGGCGCAACCGGCAGCGGCAAATCAGTCTGCATGAATACCATCCTGATGTGCCTGCTCAGCAAATTTTCTCCGGATGAACTGGAGCTGATTCTCATCGATCCGAAGCGCGTTGAATTCGGGGCCTACGAAAAACTTCCACACCTCGTACGCCCGGTAATTACAGAAGCAAAGCTGGTGGTGCCCGCCCTGCAATGGACCGTGCGCGAAATGGAAGAACGCTATAAAACTATGGCGAAGATCGGTGCCCGGAATATTGCAGGCTACAATGCCAAAATGGATGAGCTCGGCATGAAACGTATGCCCTACCTGGTGGTTATTATTGACGAGCTGGCGGATATTATGCTGACCACCGGTGCCGATGTGGAAACCGCCCTGGCCCGCATTGCCCAGCTTTCGCGCGCCGTCGGCATTCACACCATCATTGCCACACAGCGCCCGAGCGTGAACGTCATCACCGGTATGATCAAAGCGAATTTCCCGACCCGCGTCGCTTTCAAGGTTTCGTCGCAGATCGACTCACGCACCATTCTCGACGGCCGCGGCGCCGAGGCGCTGCGCGGCAAAGGCGATATGCTTTTCAGTCCGCCGGGAATCGGAACCCTCAAACGTGTGCAGGGCCCGTGGGTGGATGATGCTGAAATCGCCCGGGTTGTGGAACATTGCGCCGAACAGCGGGAACAGCACTTTAAAACCTCCATCACCGATCTGGCTCCGTGCGACAGCGATGAAGCCTATGCCCTGCAGGATGCCGAGGCTTCGGACGAGCTGCTCGACCAGGCCATTGAAATTATTCTGCGCGACCAGCGGGCGTCTACCTCCTATATTCAACGCTGTCTGCGGATCGGCTACAACCGCGCCGCTAATCTGATTGAAGAAATGGAACGCCGTGGGATTGTCGGCCCGCAGATCGGCAGCACCCCGAGGGAAATTCTGATCGACAGTTATTAA
- a CDS encoding peptidylprolyl isomerase encodes MGRQKNNNKNAGKKRGRGGAGQNRAETEAFLKKNRSRPDVIETASGLQYTVKEPGTGKSPDEWSTVEVNQRILLVDGTVIKDTYHSTETDTFTLEEAIDGLKEGLPLMKEGGKFRFVVPPDLAWGKRGAGDKIGPYAALIFDIRLEKVL; translated from the coding sequence ATGGGACGCCAGAAAAACAACAATAAGAATGCCGGGAAGAAGCGCGGGCGCGGAGGCGCCGGGCAGAACCGCGCCGAGACGGAGGCCTTCCTGAAAAAGAACCGCTCCAGACCGGACGTCATCGAAACCGCCAGCGGCCTGCAGTATACCGTCAAAGAACCGGGGACCGGGAAATCGCCCGATGAATGGAGCACGGTCGAAGTCAACCAGCGCATTCTGCTCGTCGACGGCACCGTCATTAAAGACACCTATCACAGCACCGAAACCGATACCTTCACTCTGGAAGAAGCCATCGACGGACTGAAAGAGGGACTTCCGCTGATGAAAGAAGGCGGAAAATTCCGTTTTGTCGTCCCGCCCGATCTGGCCTGGGGAAAACGTGGGGCCGGCGATAAAATCGGTCCGTATGCCGCCCTTATTTTCGATATCCGCCTGGAAAAGGTTCTTTAG
- a CDS encoding alpha-D-glucose phosphate-specific phosphoglucomutase, whose protein sequence is MAIHPDAGKPVKKENLTDVAELISLYYETQPDVSNPDERVAFGTSGHRGTSLKTSFTEDHIMAIAQAICEYRAAQGITGPLFMGKDTHALSIPAEKTALQVFAANGVTVMMDKDGGYTPTPVISHAILSYNKGKTEGLADGVVITPSHNPPDNGGFKYNPPHGGPADTDATGWIAERANELLAEQNNEVESLYYPEALAADTTVGYDFITPYVDDLENVIDMEAIKKAGLKICADAMGGSGLRYWKPIAEKYGLDLTIRNNTVDYTFSFMTVDGDGKVRMDCSSPYAMASLIELKDDFDIAFGNDPDYDRHGIVTKSAGLLNPNHYLAVAINYLYRHREGWNKDAAVGKTLVSSSMIDRVAADLGRELKEVPVGFKWFVNGLVDGSYGFGGEESAGASFLRKDGTVWSTDKDGIILCLLACEILAVTGKDPGEHYAALTEKFGAPVYARVDAPANREEKAKLAALSPEQVTAETLAGDAITQKLTHAPANGAAIGGLKVCTENGWFAARPSGTEDVYKIYAESFKGEDHLKQIQAEAKEIVNAALA, encoded by the coding sequence AAAACCTCACCGACGTTGCCGAGCTGATCAGCCTATATTATGAAACGCAGCCCGATGTTTCCAATCCCGACGAGCGTGTCGCTTTCGGCACCTCGGGCCATCGCGGAACCTCACTGAAAACCAGCTTTACCGAAGACCATATTATGGCCATCGCCCAGGCCATCTGCGAATACCGCGCCGCCCAGGGCATCACCGGCCCGCTCTTCATGGGAAAAGATACCCACGCCCTCTCCATCCCGGCCGAAAAAACCGCCCTACAGGTTTTTGCCGCCAACGGCGTTACGGTCATGATGGATAAAGACGGCGGCTACACGCCCACCCCGGTAATCTCCCACGCCATCCTCTCTTATAATAAAGGGAAGACCGAAGGCCTCGCCGACGGCGTTGTCATCACCCCTTCACACAACCCGCCCGACAACGGCGGCTTCAAATACAACCCGCCCCACGGCGGACCGGCCGATACCGATGCCACCGGCTGGATTGCCGAGCGCGCCAACGAACTGCTGGCCGAGCAGAACAACGAAGTGGAATCGCTTTACTACCCCGAAGCCCTCGCCGCCGACACCACTGTCGGCTATGACTTCATCACCCCCTACGTCGACGACCTCGAAAACGTCATCGACATGGAAGCCATCAAAAAAGCCGGCCTGAAAATCTGCGCCGACGCCATGGGCGGCTCCGGCCTGCGCTACTGGAAACCGATCGCCGAAAAATACGGACTGGATCTCACCATCCGCAACAACACCGTCGATTACACCTTCAGCTTTATGACCGTCGACGGCGATGGCAAAGTCCGTATGGACTGCTCCTCACCCTACGCCATGGCCAGCCTGATTGAACTCAAAGACGACTTCGACATCGCCTTCGGCAACGACCCGGATTACGACCGTCACGGCATCGTCACCAAATCCGCCGGCCTGCTCAACCCGAACCACTACCTCGCCGTCGCCATCAACTATCTCTACCGCCACCGCGAAGGCTGGAATAAAGACGCCGCCGTCGGCAAAACGCTCGTCTCCTCCTCCATGATCGACCGCGTAGCCGCCGACCTCGGCCGCGAACTCAAAGAAGTCCCGGTCGGATTCAAGTGGTTTGTGAACGGCCTCGTCGACGGCTCCTACGGCTTCGGCGGCGAAGAATCCGCCGGCGCATCTTTCCTCCGCAAAGACGGCACCGTCTGGAGCACCGATAAAGACGGCATCATCCTCTGCCTGCTCGCCTGCGAAATCCTCGCCGTCACCGGCAAAGATCCCGGCGAACATTACGCCGCACTCACCGAAAAATTCGGTGCACCGGTTTATGCCCGCGTCGATGCCCCGGCCAACCGCGAAGAAAAAGCCAAACTCGCCGCCCTCTCCCCGGAACAGGTCACCGCCGAAACCCTCGCCGGCGATGCCATCACCCAGAAGCTGACCCATGCGCCCGCCAACGGCGCGGCCATCGGCGGCCTCAAGGTCTGCACCGAAAACGGCTGGTTCGCCGCCCGCCCGTCCGGCACCGAAGACGTCTACAAAATTTACGCCGAAAGCTTCAAGGGCGAGGACCACCTCAAACAGATCCAGGCCGAAGCCAAAGAGATTGTGAATGCCGCGCTGGCTTAA